In Rhizobium gallicum bv. gallicum R602sp, the following proteins share a genomic window:
- the treZ gene encoding malto-oligosyltrehalose trehalohydrolase: MHQVSKAGSAAQGQKSWGPKIGANGVDFRIWAPGQKNMTLRSCGKDRLMNRSADGWFELTVAEAKVGDAYAFVLGDGSAVPDPASRAQAGDVHGPSLIVEPSYQWVNDAWKGRPWEEAVISEIHVGAFTGEGTFKAAAEKLGHLAEMGCTAIEVMPVAQFSGTRGWGYDGVLHYGPHSAYGTPADFKAFIDAAHGHGLMVLLDVVYNHFGPDGNYLHGYAPEFFRFDRDTPWGAAIDFGQEPVRRYFVDNALYWIGEFRLDGLRLDAVEQIYDTSKQHILKQLSAEVGNAFADRAVHLVVEDQRNLVSLLERDGGGRVKTFTAEWNDDFHHVTHIIATGETDGHYRPFASDLWEKTRLAMQHGFVFPDRGNPPEVPKGERVYLPPQAFINFLQNHDQVGNRAFGERLVSLARPDIVEMMAAILILSPQVPFLFMGEEYGETQPFHFFSDYDGELGEIVRKGRAAEAVGFGGLKEGKTPDDLPDPNAVSTFAHSKLQWQRLDSDEGIRWKTYVRELIGLRHSYVVPLLKKPGRVASTALESVDGALAIDWTFGTSKLELRANLADTPLAVPAFDGAAIFNRLGRNVDQPGDGKLASGSVVFAIDPRLVK; this comes from the coding sequence ATGCATCAGGTTTCGAAAGCAGGCTCTGCGGCGCAAGGCCAAAAAAGCTGGGGTCCTAAGATCGGGGCGAACGGCGTCGATTTTCGCATCTGGGCGCCGGGGCAAAAGAACATGACACTCCGTTCGTGCGGGAAAGACAGGCTTATGAACCGGTCCGCCGACGGCTGGTTTGAACTGACGGTTGCAGAGGCAAAGGTGGGCGACGCATATGCCTTCGTTCTTGGAGATGGCAGCGCCGTGCCCGACCCTGCTTCTCGGGCGCAGGCCGGTGATGTGCACGGTCCGTCGCTGATCGTGGAGCCTTCCTATCAGTGGGTGAATGACGCCTGGAAGGGAAGGCCCTGGGAAGAGGCGGTGATCAGCGAAATCCATGTCGGCGCCTTCACAGGGGAGGGCACCTTCAAGGCGGCCGCTGAAAAACTCGGCCATCTCGCCGAGATGGGCTGTACGGCAATCGAAGTCATGCCCGTCGCGCAATTTTCAGGAACGCGCGGATGGGGCTATGACGGCGTCCTGCACTATGGCCCGCATTCAGCTTACGGAACGCCGGCCGACTTCAAGGCATTCATCGACGCAGCACATGGCCACGGCCTCATGGTGCTGCTCGACGTTGTCTATAACCATTTCGGCCCGGATGGAAACTACTTGCACGGGTATGCGCCCGAGTTCTTCCGCTTCGATCGCGATACGCCGTGGGGTGCGGCGATCGATTTCGGACAGGAGCCGGTGCGCCGTTACTTCGTCGATAATGCACTCTATTGGATCGGCGAATTCCGGCTCGATGGCCTGCGGCTCGATGCGGTGGAGCAGATTTACGATACGTCGAAGCAGCATATCCTCAAGCAGCTGTCGGCGGAAGTCGGCAACGCCTTTGCCGATCGAGCGGTCCATCTCGTCGTCGAGGATCAGCGCAATCTCGTGAGCTTGCTCGAGCGGGACGGCGGCGGAAGGGTCAAGACCTTTACAGCGGAATGGAACGATGACTTCCATCACGTCACTCACATCATCGCGACCGGCGAAACCGACGGCCACTATCGGCCCTTTGCATCCGATCTTTGGGAAAAGACGAGACTCGCGATGCAGCACGGCTTTGTGTTTCCAGACCGTGGCAATCCGCCTGAAGTGCCGAAGGGTGAGCGGGTCTATCTCCCGCCGCAGGCCTTCATCAACTTTCTCCAGAACCACGACCAAGTTGGCAACCGTGCCTTCGGCGAGCGCTTGGTCAGCCTTGCACGTCCCGACATCGTCGAGATGATGGCCGCGATCTTGATTCTCTCGCCCCAGGTCCCCTTCCTCTTCATGGGGGAGGAGTACGGCGAGACGCAGCCGTTTCACTTCTTCAGCGACTACGACGGCGAACTTGGCGAGATTGTCCGCAAAGGGCGGGCGGCGGAAGCGGTAGGTTTCGGTGGTCTGAAGGAAGGCAAGACACCGGACGATTTGCCGGATCCGAACGCAGTCTCGACCTTTGCGCATTCAAAGCTTCAATGGCAGCGGCTCGACAGTGACGAAGGCATACGCTGGAAGACTTATGTACGCGAGCTCATCGGCCTGCGGCACAGCTATGTCGTGCCGTTGTTGAAGAAGCCGGGACGCGTCGCAAGCACGGCGTTGGAAAGCGTCGATGGGGCGCTGGCAATCGACTGGACCTTTGGCACCAGCAAGCTGGAGCTTCGTGCCAACCTGGCCGATACTCCGCTCGCCGTGCCGGCTTTCGACGGTGCGGCAATCTTTAATCGCCTCGGCCGCAACGTTGATCAGCCGGGAGATGGCAAGCTTGCATCCGGTTCTGTGGTGTTTGCGATCGATCCTCGGCTGGTAAAATAG
- a CDS encoding phospholipase D-like domain-containing protein, translating to MFYLISTYWPHILFVISLGMGTAAAIHAAMTKEEVRAAIGWVGVIILSPIIGAVLYAIAGINRIRRKSLSLRRDALLPAADLDELESFDAEPEAIISNYGRRFAALQTLGDRVARYPLTTGNSIDMLETGDDAYAAMKAAIDGAEQSVLLETYIFDRDEIGLRIADALIAAAKRGVEVRVLIDAVGARYSVPSILGYLADGGVTVSVFNGNVIMGLRLPYANLRTHRKIIIVDGRMALTGGMNIRQGFSQAMTGDDFARDTHFSVTGSVVADLFDVAAEDWRFTTGEVLNAEAWRIEAPERQPGDPVLMRVVASGPDRSIETNHKMLMGAFSVARQSIRVMSPYFLPDRELISALTTAARRGVEVDIIVPAVNNLVLVDRAMTAQFDQILKNYCRIWRSTGSFSHSKLLTVDGVWTYVGSSNLDPRSLRLNFEVDLEVLNEGFAAEIDEHIDEMLKSAAPVTLESLRSRPFPVRLVEKILWLGSPYL from the coding sequence ATGTTTTATCTCATATCGACCTATTGGCCGCATATCCTTTTCGTCATATCCCTTGGCATGGGGACCGCCGCGGCAATCCATGCGGCCATGACGAAGGAAGAGGTACGCGCCGCAATTGGCTGGGTCGGCGTTATCATCCTGTCTCCGATTATCGGCGCAGTACTTTACGCGATCGCCGGGATCAACCGCATTCGCCGCAAATCCCTGAGCCTGCGCCGCGATGCCTTGCTGCCGGCGGCCGACCTTGATGAGCTTGAAAGTTTCGATGCGGAGCCGGAGGCGATCATCAGCAATTATGGGCGGCGCTTTGCAGCTTTGCAAACGCTCGGCGATCGCGTCGCCCGCTATCCGCTGACGACCGGCAATTCGATCGACATGCTGGAAACGGGTGATGATGCCTACGCAGCCATGAAGGCCGCGATCGACGGGGCTGAGCAGAGCGTTCTGCTTGAGACTTATATTTTCGATCGCGACGAGATCGGCCTGCGCATCGCCGATGCGCTGATTGCGGCGGCAAAACGCGGCGTCGAGGTGCGCGTGCTGATCGATGCCGTCGGGGCTCGATACTCGGTGCCCAGTATCCTTGGATATCTCGCCGACGGTGGGGTGACGGTTTCAGTCTTCAACGGCAATGTCATCATGGGCCTGCGGTTACCTTATGCAAATCTCCGCACGCACCGCAAAATCATCATCGTCGACGGGCGTATGGCACTGACGGGCGGCATGAATATACGCCAGGGTTTCAGCCAGGCGATGACGGGGGATGATTTTGCGCGCGATACCCATTTCTCGGTAACGGGTTCGGTCGTTGCCGATCTCTTTGATGTCGCAGCCGAGGACTGGCGCTTCACGACAGGCGAGGTTCTGAACGCAGAGGCGTGGCGGATCGAAGCGCCTGAACGCCAGCCCGGCGATCCGGTTCTCATGCGCGTCGTCGCGTCCGGACCGGACCGCAGCATCGAGACGAATCACAAGATGCTGATGGGCGCCTTTTCCGTTGCCCGGCAATCGATCCGCGTCATGTCGCCCTATTTCCTGCCGGATCGCGAGCTGATTAGCGCGCTGACGACAGCCGCACGGCGTGGCGTCGAGGTCGATATCATCGTCCCGGCCGTCAACAACCTTGTCCTCGTCGATCGGGCGATGACGGCACAGTTCGACCAAATCCTCAAAAATTACTGCCGCATCTGGCGTTCGACCGGCAGCTTCAGCCACTCGAAGCTGCTGACAGTTGATGGCGTCTGGACCTATGTCGGTTCGTCCAATCTTGATCCGCGTTCGCTCAGGCTGAATTTCGAGGTGGATCTCGAAGTTCTGAACGAGGGGTTTGCGGCGGAGATCGACGAGCATATCGACGAGATGCTGAAATCTGCAGCCCCGGTGACATTGGAGAGCCTGCGGTCGCGGCCTTTCCCGGTGCGGCTTGTTGAAAAGATCCTGTGGCTGGGTTCGCCTTATCTTTGA
- a CDS encoding endonuclease/exonuclease/phosphatase family protein, whose protein sequence is MHARKDNLPASILASIRNRKKRLEAVLAAAKPRAEGTLIASYNVHKCVGADRRCDPERTSRVIHEIGADVIALQEADTRFGERTGILDLTRLERETGLIPVPVSGMSKAHGWHGNVVLFKKGLVRDVHQIKLPGLEPRGALVAELELENGGELRIIAAHFGLLRHSRARQAQMLVELMADRSEATTVLLGDLNEWRLGDRSSLNTLQSAFEAQPPAVASFPARLPILALDRIMSNRKGVLTNVEAHDTPLARVASDHLPIKAVLNLKRVEELTATA, encoded by the coding sequence ATGCATGCCAGGAAAGACAACCTCCCCGCCAGCATTCTCGCCTCGATCCGCAACCGGAAAAAACGGCTGGAAGCCGTGCTGGCTGCGGCAAAGCCGCGGGCCGAAGGCACGCTGATTGCTTCATACAACGTCCATAAATGCGTCGGAGCCGACAGGCGCTGCGATCCCGAGCGGACGAGCCGGGTTATCCACGAAATCGGCGCTGACGTGATTGCCCTGCAGGAGGCCGATACGCGCTTCGGGGAGCGAACCGGGATTCTTGATTTGACGCGCCTGGAGCGCGAGACGGGGCTTATTCCGGTTCCGGTTTCGGGCATGTCGAAGGCACACGGCTGGCACGGCAATGTCGTGCTCTTCAAGAAAGGGCTGGTGCGCGACGTGCACCAGATTAAATTGCCGGGCCTTGAACCGCGCGGGGCGCTTGTAGCGGAACTCGAACTGGAAAATGGCGGAGAGCTCCGCATCATCGCTGCCCATTTCGGGCTTCTGCGCCACTCGCGGGCGCGCCAGGCACAGATGCTGGTCGAGCTCATGGCCGATCGAAGCGAAGCGACGACCGTTCTGCTTGGCGACCTCAACGAATGGCGGCTCGGCGACCGGTCCTCACTCAACACGCTTCAATCCGCTTTTGAGGCCCAGCCCCCGGCCGTCGCAAGCTTTCCGGCGCGCCTGCCGATCTTGGCGCTCGATCGCATCATGTCGAACCGCAAGGGTGTGCTGACGAATGTCGAGGCGCATGATACACCGCTCGCCCGCGTCGCCTCCGACCACCTGCCGATCAAGGCGGTTCTCAACCTCAAGCGAGTAGAAGAACTGACGGCGACCGCGTGA
- a CDS encoding ABC transporter substrate-binding protein yields MNISRRALCGAAVLAATSLLSFHALAKPSAPKIRVGILKFGTVNWELDTIKYHKFDAANGIDVEIVYFAGEDASNVAMLAGDLDIIVSDWLWVSRQRSQGADLTLAPYSTAVGAIMVKEDAPIRAIPDLAGKKIGVTGGSLDKSWLLIQGLARRDHKMDLTRESEIVFGAPPLLSEKAVSGELDAVLNFWHFCARLEAKGFRRLVGADDAAKALGASGPVSALGYVFHDKWANENPDVAMNFLRASGGAKKLLAQSDAEWQRLAPIVRADGRELEVLRDRYREGIPNRPLAEEEKDAAKLYGILAELGGAKLVGEARQMAPGTFWALKI; encoded by the coding sequence ATGAACATATCGAGGCGCGCGCTTTGCGGAGCAGCCGTTCTTGCTGCGACAAGTCTCCTCAGCTTCCATGCATTGGCCAAACCGTCCGCGCCGAAGATCCGGGTCGGCATCTTGAAGTTCGGGACAGTGAATTGGGAACTTGACACCATAAAGTACCACAAGTTTGACGCGGCCAACGGGATCGACGTGGAGATCGTCTACTTCGCGGGGGAAGACGCCAGCAATGTCGCCATGTTGGCGGGCGACCTCGACATCATCGTTTCCGATTGGCTGTGGGTGTCGCGCCAGCGTTCGCAGGGTGCGGATCTGACGCTCGCACCTTACTCGACCGCGGTTGGCGCCATCATGGTCAAGGAGGATGCGCCCATTCGTGCCATTCCCGATCTCGCCGGCAAGAAAATCGGCGTGACCGGTGGCTCGCTCGACAAGAGCTGGCTCCTAATCCAGGGCCTTGCCCGGCGTGATCACAAGATGGACCTGACCAGAGAAAGCGAGATCGTTTTCGGCGCACCGCCCCTGCTGTCGGAAAAGGCCGTTTCCGGCGAACTCGATGCTGTGCTGAATTTCTGGCATTTCTGTGCCCGGCTGGAGGCAAAAGGTTTCCGCCGTCTCGTGGGTGCCGACGATGCGGCCAAGGCACTCGGGGCATCGGGGCCGGTTTCGGCGCTCGGCTATGTTTTCCATGATAAATGGGCAAACGAAAACCCGGACGTCGCCATGAACTTCCTGCGGGCAAGTGGCGGGGCCAAGAAGCTCCTGGCACAGTCCGACGCAGAATGGCAGCGGCTGGCGCCGATCGTGCGAGCCGACGGCAGGGAACTCGAGGTGCTTCGCGATCGCTACCGCGAAGGCATTCCGAACAGGCCGCTCGCAGAGGAGGAGAAAGATGCCGCCAAGCTGTACGGAATCCTGGCCGAACTGGGTGGGGCGAAGCTTGTCGGTGAGGCGCGCCAGATGGCTCCGGGAACGTTCTGGGCCTTAAAGATATGA
- a CDS encoding ABC transporter permease has protein sequence MTAGRGREKAAVEGRRATAISRGLLPAATALASLLGLCLLWNLVAGIWPSRAFPPPIDVWRVLVKEAATGDLAYHLAMTLSRVAAAYVVAMLVGSVVGVLLGVHRRADSFFNPWLVLFLNLPALVVIVLAYIWFGLTEAAAISAVAINKIPNVVVTMREGARALDPRYAEMAKVYRLSPLDRIRHILMPQLQPYFAAASRSGIALIWKIVLVVELLGRSNGVGFQIYLHFQIFDVAAILAYSLAFVAIMLLIELLLVQPFERHATRWRRRPA, from the coding sequence ATGACGGCAGGACGCGGACGGGAAAAAGCGGCTGTTGAGGGCCGACGAGCGACTGCCATTTCTCGTGGTCTTCTGCCGGCGGCAACGGCTTTGGCATCCCTTCTCGGATTGTGCCTGCTCTGGAACCTCGTGGCGGGAATCTGGCCGAGCCGGGCGTTTCCGCCGCCGATCGACGTCTGGCGTGTGCTGGTCAAGGAGGCGGCAACCGGCGATCTTGCCTATCATCTCGCCATGACCCTGTCCCGGGTCGCCGCCGCCTATGTTGTCGCGATGCTGGTCGGATCGGTCGTCGGCGTCTTGCTCGGCGTGCACAGGCGAGCGGATTCTTTCTTCAATCCGTGGCTTGTTCTTTTTCTCAATCTCCCGGCACTGGTCGTCATCGTTCTTGCCTACATCTGGTTCGGCCTGACAGAAGCAGCAGCGATCAGCGCAGTGGCGATCAACAAGATACCCAATGTTGTCGTCACCATGCGCGAGGGCGCGCGGGCGCTCGATCCACGTTACGCCGAAATGGCAAAAGTCTATCGCCTCAGCCCGCTCGACAGGATCCGCCATATTCTGATGCCGCAGTTGCAGCCTTATTTTGCGGCCGCATCGCGATCGGGTATTGCGCTGATCTGGAAGATCGTGCTCGTTGTCGAGTTGTTAGGCCGTTCAAATGGTGTGGGCTTCCAGATCTATCTTCACTTCCAGATATTCGATGTCGCTGCCATCCTTGCCTATTCGCTGGCTTTCGTTGCCATTATGCTATTGATCGAACTCCTCCTGGTGCAGCCATTTGAACGACATGCAACACGCTGGCGCCGCCGCCCCGCTTAA
- a CDS encoding ABC transporter ATP-binding protein: MQHAGAAAPLKVDIAEKTFRSAEGVTIDALRGLSFEVRQGEFACLFGPSGCGKTTTLRILLGLDQAFYGSYQLPKGGSNRIAAVFQEPVLLPWRTVEQNVRLALPSGTRDMDLDGLFDILGLSSMRSLYPSELSLGLARRAALARAFATEPAILLLDEPFASLDERTADKLRRLLMTVWSTRPTTALMVTHNLREALLLADRVIVLSPRPAHVRGIFDVDVPRQARHVQALDDLVSDFRTKFPDAG; the protein is encoded by the coding sequence ATGCAACACGCTGGCGCCGCCGCCCCGCTTAAGGTCGACATTGCAGAGAAGACCTTCCGGTCGGCCGAGGGCGTGACCATTGATGCCCTGCGTGGACTTTCATTCGAGGTGCGGCAGGGGGAATTTGCCTGTTTGTTTGGGCCGTCCGGCTGCGGCAAAACCACGACCTTGCGCATTCTGCTGGGGCTTGATCAGGCGTTTTACGGCAGCTACCAATTGCCCAAGGGCGGCTCCAATCGCATTGCTGCGGTATTCCAGGAGCCCGTGCTTCTGCCTTGGCGAACGGTGGAGCAGAATGTCCGCCTTGCGTTGCCTTCAGGCACGCGGGACATGGACTTGGACGGGCTGTTCGACATCCTGGGCTTGTCCTCAATGCGGTCGCTCTATCCTTCAGAACTTTCGCTGGGCCTTGCGCGTCGCGCTGCCCTCGCGCGTGCCTTTGCCACGGAACCTGCGATCCTTTTGCTGGACGAGCCTTTCGCCTCGCTCGACGAACGGACGGCTGACAAATTGCGGCGTCTTCTGATGACGGTGTGGTCGACGAGGCCCACCACTGCCCTGATGGTGACGCATAATCTGCGGGAAGCGCTTCTGTTGGCAGATCGTGTCATCGTGCTGTCACCGCGGCCGGCCCATGTGCGAGGCATCTTCGATGTCGACGTCCCGCGCCAGGCTCGCCACGTCCAGGCACTGGACGATCTGGTTTCGGATTTCCGGACGAAGTTTCCGGACGCCGGCTGA
- a CDS encoding PQQ-binding-like beta-propeller repeat protein, with product MSAWSALVVSRGRVIGDVMYVHTPFPNTVYALDLNEGKENVMPAFGENKNVYRNLDDLSAYLCARAVGDAPRGCPPKKADRLQAAKDHEANCIGG from the coding sequence TTGAGCGCTTGGTCGGCCCTTGTGGTCTCCCGAGGTCGCGTAATCGGCGACGTGATGTATGTCCACACGCCGTTCCCAAATACGGTTTATGCCCTCGATCTCAACGAAGGCAAGGAAAACGTCATGCCGGCCTTCGGCGAAAACAAGAACGTCTACCGCAACCTCGACGACCTTAGCGCCTATTTGTGCGCCCGGGCCGTCGGCGACGCGCCACGCGGTTGTCCGCCCAAGAAGGCTGACAGGCTCCAAGCGGCGAAAGACCACGAGGCCAACTGCATAGGTGGGTGA
- a CDS encoding S-(hydroxymethyl)glutathione dehydrogenase/class III alcohol dehydrogenase — translation MKTRAAIAVQAGKPLKITEVDLEGPRAGEVLVEVKATGICHTDDFTLSGADPEGLFPAILGHEGAGIVVDVGPGVTSVKKGDHVIPLYTPECRECPSCLSRKTNLCTAIRATQGQGLMPDGTSRFSIGKDKIHHYMGCSTFANYTVLPEIAVAKVNADAPFDKICYIGCGVTTGIGAVINTAKVEIGATAIVFGLGGIGLNVLQGLRLAGADMIIGVDINNDRKVWGEKFGMTHFVNPKEVGDDIVPYLVNMTKRGADQIGGADYTFDCTGNTKVMRQALEASHRGWGKSVVIGVAGAGQEISTRPFQLVTGRSWMGTAFGGARGRTDVPKIVDWYMQGKIQIDPMITHTMPLEDINKGFELMHSGQSIRSVVIY, via the coding sequence ATGAAAACCCGCGCCGCCATTGCCGTTCAGGCGGGAAAACCGTTGAAAATCACGGAGGTCGATCTCGAAGGCCCGCGGGCCGGCGAGGTTCTGGTCGAGGTCAAGGCGACCGGCATCTGCCACACGGACGATTTCACGCTGTCTGGGGCCGATCCGGAGGGCCTGTTTCCGGCAATCCTCGGTCATGAGGGTGCCGGCATCGTCGTCGATGTCGGCCCGGGCGTCACTTCGGTCAAGAAGGGCGACCACGTCATTCCGCTCTACACGCCGGAATGCCGTGAATGCCCGTCCTGCCTGTCGCGCAAGACCAATCTGTGCACGGCGATCCGCGCCACCCAGGGCCAGGGGCTGATGCCGGACGGCACGAGCCGCTTTTCGATCGGCAAGGACAAGATCCATCACTACATGGGCTGCTCGACCTTTGCCAATTACACGGTGCTGCCCGAGATCGCCGTTGCCAAGGTCAATGCGGACGCTCCCTTCGACAAGATCTGCTACATCGGCTGCGGCGTCACCACCGGCATCGGCGCCGTCATCAACACCGCCAAGGTGGAGATCGGCGCAACGGCGATCGTCTTCGGCCTCGGCGGTATCGGCCTCAACGTTCTGCAGGGCCTGCGTCTTGCCGGTGCCGACATGATCATCGGTGTCGACATCAACAATGACCGCAAGGTGTGGGGCGAAAAGTTTGGCATGACGCATTTCGTCAATCCCAAGGAGGTCGGCGACGACATCGTGCCCTATCTCGTCAACATGACGAAGCGTGGCGCCGACCAGATCGGCGGCGCCGACTACACCTTCGACTGCACCGGCAACACCAAGGTGATGCGCCAGGCGCTGGAAGCCAGCCATCGCGGCTGGGGCAAGTCGGTCGTCATCGGGGTGGCCGGTGCCGGCCAGGAAATCTCCACCCGCCCGTTCCAGCTGGTCACCGGCCGCAGCTGGATGGGCACCGCCTTTGGCGGCGCGCGCGGCCGCACCGACGTGCCGAAGATCGTCGACTGGTACATGCAAGGCAAGATCCAGATCGATCCGATGATCACCCATACGATGCCGCTCGAAGACATCAACAAGGGCTTCGAACTCATGCATTCCGGTCAAAGCATCAGGAGCGTTGTCATCTACTAA
- the gfa gene encoding S-(hydroxymethyl)glutathione synthase: protein MESAVRIHPAVDDGLKPANPGFSGGTLVCACTDRPVKLRIEGQVAHNHVCGCTKCWKPRGSSFSIVAVVPHDKVTVLENGDKLQVVDPSALIQRHACRQCGVHMYGPVEREHAFQGLDFVHPERFQESGWAPPEFAAFVSSIIESGVDPGRMDDIRARLRELGLEPYDCLSPALMDYVATWVAKKSGAIAS from the coding sequence ATGGAAAGTGCAGTTCGTATTCATCCGGCGGTCGACGATGGTTTAAAACCCGCCAACCCCGGCTTTTCCGGTGGCACGCTTGTTTGTGCCTGCACGGACCGGCCGGTCAAGTTAAGGATCGAGGGGCAGGTCGCCCACAATCACGTTTGCGGCTGCACCAAATGCTGGAAGCCCAGAGGTAGTTCGTTCTCCATTGTCGCGGTCGTCCCACATGACAAGGTGACTGTGCTGGAGAACGGCGACAAGCTGCAGGTGGTCGATCCGAGTGCACTGATCCAGCGTCACGCCTGCAGGCAATGCGGCGTGCACATGTATGGACCGGTCGAGCGGGAGCATGCGTTCCAGGGGCTGGACTTCGTTCACCCCGAGCGTTTCCAGGAATCTGGCTGGGCTCCACCGGAATTTGCAGCCTTTGTTTCCTCCATTATCGAATCGGGCGTCGATCCCGGTCGAATGGACGACATACGGGCCCGCTTGCGGGAGCTTGGATTGGAGCCATATGACTGCCTATCGCCAGCCCTGATGGACTATGTCGCCACCTGGGTCGCAAAGAAATCCGGTGCTATTGCAAGTTGA
- a CDS encoding MFS transporter, giving the protein MPTQVPKDFRRVIIAASVGNIIEWYDFYIFGSLAAVLSVKFFEQSHPVAALLSTIALFTAGFLIRPLGAFLFGWMGDRVGRKYTFLITLSGMGLGTGAIGLMPTYASIGLTAAFLLFGLRMIQGLCLGGEYGGAITYVAEHVPDERRGYYTGWLQTSPTLGIVVSLAVIIATRTYFGNEVFDEWAWRIPFLVSFLLVAIAIYIRLQLQETPIFEEIKAKGQTTRNPWKEAFLSSNIQYVGIATIVLIGQGVVWYSGQFWALYFLQQVSKVDSLTSSYIVGAALLIATPSLIFFGWLSDIIGRKPVILGGMLLAAVTYYPLYLWLGSATQPGNINYPTAIFIIFILVCYVGMVYGPVGAFLAEYFPGRIRYTSVSVPYHIGNGWGGGLVPFITSAAFAATGSIGYALIYPIAVPAVCFLLALFLMPETRKISIWNPIEPKAEL; this is encoded by the coding sequence ATGCCCACTCAAGTTCCAAAGGATTTCCGCCGTGTGATCATTGCCGCGTCGGTAGGAAACATCATCGAATGGTATGACTTCTATATCTTCGGAAGCTTGGCCGCGGTTCTTTCGGTGAAGTTCTTTGAGCAATCCCATCCAGTCGCAGCGCTGCTGAGTACGATCGCGCTGTTCACCGCAGGATTCCTGATCCGTCCACTGGGGGCGTTCCTTTTTGGCTGGATGGGTGACCGGGTCGGCCGCAAATACACGTTTCTCATTACGCTCAGCGGCATGGGGTTGGGCACGGGTGCGATCGGTTTGATGCCGACCTACGCGTCGATCGGGCTGACCGCTGCGTTCCTTCTTTTCGGCCTGCGGATGATCCAAGGCTTGTGCTTGGGCGGTGAGTATGGCGGTGCCATCACCTATGTCGCCGAGCATGTTCCCGACGAACGCCGTGGCTATTACACCGGGTGGCTTCAGACCTCTCCGACGCTCGGAATCGTCGTATCGCTGGCCGTGATCATCGCGACGCGCACCTATTTCGGCAACGAGGTCTTCGACGAATGGGCGTGGCGCATTCCGTTTTTGGTCTCCTTCCTGCTGGTAGCCATTGCAATCTATATCCGGCTTCAGCTTCAGGAGACACCGATCTTCGAGGAGATCAAAGCTAAGGGGCAGACGACTCGAAATCCATGGAAGGAAGCCTTCCTCAGCTCCAACATCCAATATGTCGGGATCGCCACCATCGTGCTGATCGGGCAGGGCGTGGTCTGGTATAGCGGTCAGTTCTGGGCATTGTACTTCCTGCAGCAGGTTTCCAAGGTAGACTCGTTGACCTCGTCCTATATCGTGGGAGCCGCGCTGCTCATTGCAACGCCGAGCTTGATCTTTTTTGGATGGCTGTCAGACATTATCGGCCGCAAGCCAGTGATCCTGGGAGGCATGTTGCTCGCCGCGGTAACGTATTATCCGCTGTACTTGTGGCTGGGATCAGCCACGCAGCCCGGCAACATCAATTACCCAACCGCGATCTTCATCATCTTCATCCTGGTTTGCTACGTCGGGATGGTATATGGCCCGGTTGGTGCGTTCCTTGCTGAATACTTCCCCGGCAGGATCCGGTACACGTCAGTGTCAGTGCCATATCACATTGGCAATGGTTGGGGTGGCGGATTGGTGCCGTTCATCACCTCGGCGGCGTTCGCGGCCACTGGCAGCATTGGTTACGCGCTTATCTACCCAATCGCCGTTCCTGCCGTATGCTTCCTGCTCGCCCTTTTCTTGATGCCTGAGACCCGCAAAATAAGCATCTGGAACCCGATCGAGCCTAAAGCCGAGCTGTAA